The window AGGCGGTCGCGTTGGGGAGTGCTTCAGGTGCAGCGATCGCCGAGGCCGCCGCGTCCCGAACACGGTCGACCCGCTGCGCTGTGCCCGGCGCACTCCTCGGGAGCGCGAGGAGTGCGCCGGGTGCGGGATCAGCCGACGCTCGAACACCGGTCGTCGGCGTGCGAGCACCTCGTCGACGTACGGCGGAATGGTCACCGCCCGGTCAGCCTGCGACGGCCGACCGGGCGGGAGCGTGTTCGGACCTGCGCCCGCGTGCGGCGGGCCTGCGTCCGGTGTCGTACGGCTGCCCGGTGTCGCGGGGCTGGGCGGCCTCCACCGTCAGTCCGGCGTCGTACGGCGAGATCTTCGGCACCGCCGCCGAGGACGCCGGCAGCGTGAACCACACGACCTTCCCCGACTCGCCGTGCGGCCGCACACCCCAGCTCTCGCTCACCGCGGCGACCATCGCGAGACCGCGGCCGCAGGTGGCGAAGGGTTCCGCGTCCTGGACGACGGGGAGGCGGGGGTCGTTGTCATGCACCGAGACCGTGAGCCGGCCGAGGAGCAACTCCATCTCCACGGTGCACATCTTGTCCGGCTCCGCGTGCCGGTGGACGTTGGACAGCAGCTCGGTCACCCCGAGCGCGGCCCGCTCTATCAACGGATCCAGATGCCAGTAGCGCAATTGCGCAGATACGATTCTGCGGACCTGTCCGATCCGCGACGGCAGGGCTTGGAGCTCCACCGTGCAGTGCCTGCTTTGCTGGCTGATCACGGCTGCGACTCCCCGAAGTTGAGTCCGGAAGAAGATCGGAGTACGGATCCAGCGAGGTGGCTGGGCGAAAAACGCCGCCTGCTGTGGTGCGGCCGCCTGAGACTGCCGCCTGGTGACGGCAGCCGGGGCTGCCGCCTGCTCGTGGGGTGGCTGCGCACGGCCGCCGCCCGCTGACATGGCCGACGGGCTGCTTCGCAGCGTGATCGCCGGTAAACCCAGAGTGACGTGAGACCAGAGTGGCCCAGGGGACCCGGTCCCGCAACCCGTGATGCGCCGACCGACTGCGAAGGCCCGCTGTGTAGGCCGATGTCCACAGCCTGTCGCGTAGGCCCTACGCGTAGGCCTCCGCGCCGGCCCGTTGCGTCAGCCCCGCCCCGCGGCCCTGCGTACCGCCTCTATGAACCGGCGCGCCGAGGGTGGACCTGGCTTCCCCGGAGCCGGGTCGTGCTCGTTCAGCGTGAGCGTGTAACGGGTGCCGTTGACGTCGGCCAACGCCCGGTCCTCGTTGGCGAACCAGGGCTTCGAGGCGCGCACCGCCTGCACCGGGGCGCTGTCGATCTCGCTGCCGTAGCTGGTCAGCAACTGCAGCCGGCCGTCCTCGATCCGGACCTGCCCCGCCCGGGTGAGCTGCCGCAGCCTCTTCCCGATCCGGACGCCCGTGGCCCTGAACTCCGGCTCGGCCATGTATCCCGCCCCCTCGTGCGCGTCGGCTGTCCTGTGTCGTCGTGTGATCCGTCGCGGACCGGATCCAGTGTGCCCGAGGTCGCCTCCCCCCGAACGGCCCTGGTGGCGTCGGCTCGGCCCGTGCGGTGAAGTCTGCCCGTCCTGCGGGTCGAGCACCAGTGCGCACGGTGGACCGGGGGCGGGGTTCCGGCGCATGCGCGGCATGCGCCCCCCATGCGCCCCGCGCATCCCTGCCACAGGAGTGCCTTTGAGGTACTCAAAGGGATGTTTATGCAGGTGAGGGGCGTGCGGAAGATGTTTATCATCGGGGTGTCCGACGCCGCGATCCGCCGTCGGCGCAATGCGTGAGGAGCACGCCGTGAGCACCCCCCACCCCACCCGTCCGGGCGCCACCCTCGATGTCGATCACAGCGACGACGGGTACCGCGGCTGGCTCAAAGAGGCCGTGCGCAAGGTCCAGGCCGACGCCAACCGCTCCGCCGACACCCATCTGCTGCGCTTCCCGCTGCCCGAGACCTGGGGCATCGACCTGTACCTCAAGGACGAGTCGACCCACCCCACCGGCAGCCTCAAGCACCGCCTCGCCCGTTCCCTGTTCCTCTACGGACTGTGCAACGGCTGGGTCCGGCCGGGCCGTCCCGTCATCGAGGCGTCCAGCGGCTCCACCGCCGTCTCCGAGGCGTACTTCGCCAAACTGATCGGCGTCCCCTTCATCGCCGTCATGCCCCGCACGACCAGCGCCGAGAAGATCCGCCTGATCGAATTCCACGGCGGCCGCTGCCACTTCGTGGACGACTCGCGGAAGATGTACGAGGAGTCGGCCCGCCTCGCGGGGGAGACCGGGGGCCACTACATGGACCAGTTCACCTACGCCGAGCGGGCCACGGACTGGCGCGGCAACAACAACATCGCCGAATCCGTCTTCCGCCAGCTCCAGTTGGAGCGATTCCCCGAGCCCGCCTGGATCGTGGCCACCGCCGGCACCGGAGGCACCTCCGCGACCATCGCCCGGTACGTCCACTACATGCAGTACGACACCCGGATCTGTGTCGCCGACCCCGAGAACTCCTGTTTCTTCGAGGGCTGGACGACCGGCGACCCGGACGTCACCTGCGACTGCGGCTCCCGCATCGAGGGCATCGGTCGCCCCCGCATGGAGCCCAGCTTCGTCCCCGGCGCCGTCGACCGCATGATGAAGGTCCCCGACGCCGCCAGCGTCGCCGCCGTGCGCGCCCTGGAGCAGGCCATCGGCCGCAAGGCCGGCGGCTCCACGGGGACGGGCCTGTGGAGCGCCCTCAAGATCATCGCCGAGATGGTGGCGGAGGGTCGCCGGGGCAGCGTGGTGACCCTGCTCTGCGACCCGGGCGACCGCTACCTCGACAAGTACTACTCGGACGGGTGGCTGCGGGAGCAGGGCCTGGACATCGCGCCCTACACAGCGGCCATCGAGTCACTCCTGCGCACCGGGGTGTGGTCGGCGCTCCGCTAGACCCTTCGAGCAGGAACCCAGACTCTTCCGTGCAGAGCCCAGACTCTTCCGTGCAGAGCCCAGACTCTTCCGTGCGGGGGCCAGACCCTTCCGTGCGGGGGCCAGACCCTCAAGGCGGGAGCCGTGTCGATCTATGGTCCCCCCGCGCGGACGCGACCGGCCGATACCCCGCAGTGGGCCCCCGCCTGCTGAAACGGCGCTCAGATGTCCACGCCGTCGTCGGAGTCCTCCCCGGCCACCACCAGCCGTCGCAGATGCTCCGCGATCTCGGCCCGCGCCTGCGCGGCCAGCCCCGCGTCGGTCACCAGCGTGTCGACCTGCTCCAGTGCCGCGAACGAACTCAGGCCCACCGTTCCCCACTTGGTGTGGTCGGCCACCACGACGACCCGCCGCGCCGACTGCACCAGCCGCCGGTTCGTCTCGGCCTCCGCCAGATTCGGCGTGGACAGACCCGCCTCGACCGATATCCCGTGCACCCCGAGGAACAGCACATCGAAGTGCAGCGCCGCGATCGCCTGATCCGCCACCGGCCCCACCAGGGAGTCGGACGGCGTCCGCACCCCGCCCGTCAGCACCACGGTCGCCGCCCCCTGCCGGGGGCCCGTCGTGCGCTGCGCGGCGTGGAAGACGTCGGCGACCCGCACCGAATTGGTGACCACGGTCAGATCCGGCACGTCCACGAGCCGGTGCGCCAGCGCGTACGTCGTCGTCCCGCCCGACAGGGCGATCGCCGACCCCGGAGCGACCAGCTCCGCGGCGGACCGCGCGATGTCCTCCTTGGCGTTCAGCTCCAGCCCGGACTTCGCCTCGAAACCGGGCTCGTGCGTGCTCGCCTCGGCCACCGGCACCGCGCCGCCGTGCACCTTCTCCACCGCGCCCTGGCGGGCGAGTGCGTCCAGATCGCGGCGCACCGTCATGTCCGACACGCCGAGTCTGCGGGTCAGCTCGTTGACCCGGACCCCGCCCCGCCGTCGTACCTCGTCGAGGATCAGGGCTCGGCGCTGCTCCGCGAGGAGGTTCTGGTTCTCACTCACGCCCGCTCCGGTCCTCTCGCCCCATCACGCCCGACACGCCTTCCCTACCCCCTCCGACGAGGACATTCCCCCGTCCCCGGTCCCGAGGACGTCCCATATTCGCACGCCCCACCAGGGGCGACGCCATTACCTGCACAGTCACGTGCACGTCACGCACCGCTTCTCGCGCCCGTCACTATCACACGGATCGAGGAGATTCGGTGACCACAGGTGTACGAGGCCCCCTCAGCGGCGATCATCAGTGCCTGCACATCACCTGACTTGCGACGCGTCACGGGGGAAGCGGAACAGTGGATCGTGCGAGGGAACATACGGCACATACGGAACCCAGGGAACATCCGGATCCCGCCGAGGCGGAGAAGCGCCCCGCATCGGGCCGGTCGACGCCGGACGGTCCGGCCCTCGAACTCCTCGTCCACGGCGTCGGGGGAACCAGCCCCGACCGCATGCTCGACGATCCGCGCACGGTCCGGATCACCGGCGACGACACGGCCGCCGTCTTCCGGCGCATCGACGACGCCGACGCGGAGGAACGGCCGGCCGACCGCCGGGGCGAGCCCGTCCCGGAGGCCTACGTCTGGTGCAACCTCAC is drawn from Streptomyces bottropensis ATCC 25435 and contains these coding sequences:
- a CDS encoding ATP-binding protein, giving the protein MISQQSRHCTVELQALPSRIGQVRRIVSAQLRYWHLDPLIERAALGVTELLSNVHRHAEPDKMCTVEMELLLGRLTVSVHDNDPRLPVVQDAEPFATCGRGLAMVAAVSESWGVRPHGESGKVVWFTLPASSAAVPKISPYDAGLTVEAAQPRDTGQPYDTGRRPAARGRRSEHAPARSAVAG
- a CDS encoding PLP-dependent cysteine synthase family protein; protein product: MSTPHPTRPGATLDVDHSDDGYRGWLKEAVRKVQADANRSADTHLLRFPLPETWGIDLYLKDESTHPTGSLKHRLARSLFLYGLCNGWVRPGRPVIEASSGSTAVSEAYFAKLIGVPFIAVMPRTTSAEKIRLIEFHGGRCHFVDDSRKMYEESARLAGETGGHYMDQFTYAERATDWRGNNNIAESVFRQLQLERFPEPAWIVATAGTGGTSATIARYVHYMQYDTRICVADPENSCFFEGWTTGDPDVTCDCGSRIEGIGRPRMEPSFVPGAVDRMMKVPDAASVAAVRALEQAIGRKAGGSTGTGLWSALKIIAEMVAEGRRGSVVTLLCDPGDRYLDKYYSDGWLREQGLDIAPYTAAIESLLRTGVWSALR
- a CDS encoding DeoR/GlpR family DNA-binding transcription regulator yields the protein MSENQNLLAEQRRALILDEVRRRGGVRVNELTRRLGVSDMTVRRDLDALARQGAVEKVHGGAVPVAEASTHEPGFEAKSGLELNAKEDIARSAAELVAPGSAIALSGGTTTYALAHRLVDVPDLTVVTNSVRVADVFHAAQRTTGPRQGAATVVLTGGVRTPSDSLVGPVADQAIAALHFDVLFLGVHGISVEAGLSTPNLAEAETNRRLVQSARRVVVVADHTKWGTVGLSSFAALEQVDTLVTDAGLAAQARAEIAEHLRRLVVAGEDSDDGVDI